One Thalassotalea sediminis DNA segment encodes these proteins:
- a CDS encoding dienelactone hydrolase family protein: protein MIIQRDVVDIDTATGKMRTYVYRPDADGRFPTVIFYSEIFQQTAPIARTAAIMAGHGFVVLVPEVFHELNAIGTVLGYDDAGKDKGNNDKWTKPLEDHDSDTEALIAFAKCQPFCSEKLGAMGVCIGGHLAYRAALNSQISSAVCLYATDIHSNTLPCKPNNDSLTRTADINGELMMIWGKQDPHVPDEGRMLIHQQLLSSGNTFTWHEFNAQHAFMRDEGDRYDPQLALRVYGMSVEFFNRTLTKTA, encoded by the coding sequence ATGATCATTCAGCGTGATGTTGTTGATATCGATACAGCAACCGGCAAGATGCGAACTTATGTTTATCGTCCTGATGCAGATGGCCGATTTCCTACTGTTATTTTTTATTCTGAAATCTTTCAACAAACTGCGCCTATTGCCAGAACGGCTGCAATAATGGCTGGCCATGGTTTTGTGGTATTAGTGCCAGAAGTGTTTCATGAACTAAACGCAATTGGTACCGTGTTGGGTTATGACGATGCAGGTAAAGATAAAGGAAATAATGACAAATGGACGAAACCTTTAGAAGATCATGATTCTGATACAGAAGCACTTATTGCTTTTGCAAAATGCCAACCTTTTTGTAGTGAAAAACTAGGCGCAATGGGAGTTTGTATTGGAGGACACTTGGCTTATCGCGCGGCTTTGAATAGTCAAATATCATCTGCAGTTTGCCTCTATGCAACAGACATTCATTCAAATACGTTGCCGTGCAAACCTAACAACGACTCATTAACGCGTACCGCGGATATTAATGGTGAATTAATGATGATTTGGGGGAAACAAGATCCCCATGTGCCAGATGAAGGGCGCATGTTAATACATCAACAATTACTATCTTCAGGAAATACTTTTACGTGGCATGAATTTAATGCTCAGCATGCCTTTATGCGTGATGAGGGAGATAGGTATGATCCTCAGTTAGCGTTGCGTGTTTACGGAATGTCAGTTGAGTTTTTCAATCGAACACTAACAAAAACAGCATAA
- a CDS encoding lipoprotein-releasing ABC transporter permease subunit — translation MFQPVSFFIGLRYSRSRQRTGFVSFITFFSIIGILLGVAALITVVSVMNGFEGELKKRILGIVPHVLVSQDDKPIKNWQTLQAKLSTIEHVTNVTPIIEAEALILSNQTLTGVLLQGIDPSYEQENIVFKHMVAGQLSYLTNSPYSIVIGQSLAQKLAVSIGDTIRIVVPGKTLFTPMGRIPVQRTFDIVGIFNMRSQVDDSVVYMHRRDASKLMRFSADSVSQLRLYLDDAFIADEIVAMHPFEKDKYQFKTWRSTQGTLFSAVNMEKNMMWLMLSLIVAVAAFNIVSALVMVVIDKQGEIAILQTFGMDRAGVVKIFMAQGVVNGVWGTMLGVFGGVILTLNLNTLLATFGISLFGAGVAQSLPIDMQLSDILVISLSAIAMSFLATLYPAYRASLTQPAEVLRNE, via the coding sequence ATGTTTCAGCCGGTTAGTTTTTTTATCGGACTTCGATATAGCAGAAGTCGACAGCGTACAGGCTTTGTTTCCTTTATTACCTTTTTTTCCATTATTGGCATTTTGCTTGGCGTTGCCGCCTTGATCACTGTTGTGTCGGTGATGAACGGATTTGAAGGTGAATTAAAAAAGCGAATTCTTGGTATCGTGCCACATGTGTTGGTCAGTCAAGATGATAAACCGATAAAAAATTGGCAAACGCTACAAGCAAAGCTGTCTACTATTGAACATGTTACTAACGTCACGCCTATTATTGAAGCTGAGGCGTTAATTCTGTCAAATCAGACCTTAACAGGTGTGTTGTTACAAGGCATTGACCCCTCGTACGAACAAGAAAATATCGTATTCAAACACATGGTAGCGGGCCAACTGAGTTACTTAACAAATAGCCCATATTCGATTGTTATTGGCCAATCACTTGCACAGAAGCTCGCTGTCTCTATTGGTGACACTATACGCATAGTTGTGCCTGGAAAAACGTTGTTTACGCCGATGGGGCGAATCCCTGTGCAACGCACCTTTGATATCGTTGGCATTTTTAATATGCGCTCTCAAGTTGATGACTCGGTAGTGTACATGCATCGAAGAGATGCAAGTAAACTTATGCGTTTTTCTGCAGATAGTGTTAGTCAATTGCGACTATATCTTGATGATGCTTTTATTGCTGATGAAATTGTTGCAATGCATCCTTTTGAAAAGGATAAATATCAATTTAAAACATGGCGTTCTACCCAAGGTACCTTATTTTCTGCTGTTAATATGGAAAAGAACATGATGTGGCTGATGTTAAGTTTAATTGTTGCTGTCGCCGCATTTAATATCGTTTCAGCACTTGTTATGGTTGTTATTGATAAGCAAGGAGAAATAGCAATATTACAGACATTTGGAATGGATAGAGCTGGTGTTGTGAAAATTTTCATGGCACAAGGTGTTGTTAATGGGGTTTGGGGAACCATGCTTGGCGTTTTTGGTGGTGTGATATTGACGCTAAATTTAAATACTTTACTTGCAACATTCGGTATTAGCCTGTTTGGTGCAGGCGTTGCTCAATCTCTACCTATTGATATGCAACTTAGTGATATTTTAGTTATTTCCCTGAGTGCTATAGCTATGAGCTTCCTTGCGACGTTGTATCCAGCGTATCGTGCTTCACTTACCCAGCCTGCAGAGGTTTTACGTAATGAATAA
- the lolD gene encoding lipoprotein-releasing ABC transporter ATP-binding protein LolD, whose product MNNGLICKQLTKSYLQGELTTKVLHGVDLNVEEGELLAVVGSSGSGKSTLLHIAGGLDSPTSGQVIINNVDIHQLSEKAKAKFRNQHIGFIYQFHHLMMEFTALENVAMPLLIRGNNVKDAQRAAEEMLAQVGLSHRLTHRPSELSGGERQRVAIARALVTKPALVLADEPTGNLDFDTAEQIYQLLKELNRTLNTSFVIVTHDLTLAAKMNRQVKLDHGVLVDMEEMHG is encoded by the coding sequence ATGAATAATGGTCTAATTTGTAAACAACTCACTAAGTCATATCTTCAAGGAGAACTGACAACAAAAGTATTGCACGGAGTTGATCTCAATGTTGAAGAAGGAGAGCTGTTAGCGGTAGTAGGAAGCTCTGGCAGTGGCAAAAGTACGTTACTACATATCGCAGGTGGTTTGGATTCACCAACATCTGGACAAGTGATTATTAACAATGTTGATATACATCAGTTAAGTGAAAAAGCAAAAGCAAAGTTTCGAAATCAACATATTGGGTTTATTTATCAATTCCACCACCTAATGATGGAGTTTACCGCATTAGAAAATGTCGCTATGCCACTGTTAATAAGGGGTAATAATGTTAAAGATGCGCAACGTGCAGCGGAAGAAATGTTAGCGCAAGTAGGGCTCAGTCATCGTTTAACACATCGTCCTTCTGAATTATCTGGTGGTGAGCGTCAACGTGTAGCAATTGCTCGAGCTTTGGTAACAAAACCCGCACTTGTGCTCGCAGATGAGCCAACAGGAAATTTAGATTTTGATACCGCAGAGCAAATTTATCAGCTACTCAAAGAGTTAAATCGAACCCTTAATACCAGTTTCGTTATTGTAACCCATGATTTAACACTCGCGGCTAAAATGAATAGACAAGTTAAGTTAGACCATGGTGTGCTTGTCGATATGGAAGAAATGCATGGCTAA
- the lolE gene encoding lipoprotein-releasing ABC transporter permease subunit LolE, translating into MAKSLSFFIAKRYIGSKQTKGFASFISASSTTGIALGVAILILVLSAMNGFERALAQHLLSVVPHAELVSVNEPINQWQRQVNNAEQQPLVNAAAPLIKVQGMLQHKGILKGAELSAVDIALEQRVSSIASYLVAGSWQDLSQDNAIIVGQAIAEKLNVSVGDNIQVLLPPMQKGEQVKQQFNAMTKRNATIVGIFKFGGEIDAQKAFISLPFGQSIMHYDADQVQTIRLNVEQVFNAPLIAKQVAYKTDAYVYIYDWTFSQGHLYNDIQLVRIVMFIVLVLVIAVASFNIVSTLIMAVNDKRSDIAILKTMGAKSSTIMFTFMIQGLRNGITGTLIGAVFGTILALNLTEIVHYLESIFDQKFLSGDVYFIDFLPTQVQSSDIYLTVGTALILSLIATLYPAWRATKVDPAQVLGQV; encoded by the coding sequence ATGGCTAAATCGTTAAGTTTTTTTATTGCCAAGCGCTATATTGGCAGCAAGCAAACCAAAGGGTTTGCATCTTTTATTTCCGCATCATCGACTACCGGTATTGCATTAGGTGTTGCTATTTTAATTCTTGTATTAAGTGCTATGAACGGATTTGAACGTGCCTTAGCGCAACATTTATTATCCGTTGTTCCCCACGCTGAATTAGTTTCGGTCAATGAGCCAATTAACCAATGGCAACGACAAGTAAATAATGCTGAACAACAACCTTTGGTTAATGCTGCTGCGCCACTGATAAAAGTGCAGGGGATGTTACAGCATAAAGGTATATTAAAGGGGGCCGAATTAAGCGCTGTAGATATTGCGCTAGAGCAACGGGTGTCATCAATTGCAAGCTATTTGGTTGCAGGTAGTTGGCAAGATCTTAGCCAAGATAATGCTATTATTGTCGGGCAAGCTATTGCAGAGAAATTAAACGTTAGTGTCGGTGATAACATACAAGTATTACTGCCACCGATGCAAAAAGGAGAGCAGGTAAAACAGCAGTTTAACGCGATGACTAAGCGTAATGCCACGATTGTTGGTATTTTTAAGTTTGGCGGTGAAATAGATGCGCAAAAAGCATTTATTTCCTTACCCTTTGGGCAAAGTATTATGCATTATGATGCTGATCAGGTGCAGACAATCCGATTAAATGTTGAGCAAGTATTTAATGCCCCGTTAATTGCTAAACAGGTTGCTTATAAAACAGATGCCTATGTTTATATTTATGATTGGACATTTAGCCAAGGGCATTTATACAACGATATTCAGCTTGTGAGAATAGTGATGTTTATTGTACTTGTCTTGGTGATTGCTGTTGCAAGCTTTAATATTGTTTCTACCTTAATTATGGCGGTAAATGATAAACGCAGTGATATTGCCATTTTAAAAACAATGGGCGCGAAATCTAGCACTATTATGTTTACCTTTATGATACAAGGTCTGCGGAATGGCATCACTGGCACGTTAATTGGTGCGGTTTTCGGGACAATACTTGCGTTGAATTTAACTGAAATTGTACATTATCTAGAATCAATTTTTGATCAGAAGTTTCTCTCTGGTGATGTATATTTTATCGACTTTTTACCAACACAGGTACAAAGTAGTGATATATATTTAACCGTAGGTACGGCACTCATTTTAAGCTTAATTGCCACATTATATCCTGCTTGGCGAGCAACAAAAGTTGATCCTGCCCAGGTACTCGGTCAAGTTTAA
- a CDS encoding DUF2878 domain-containing protein, whose product MLIHFILFNLVWLGLVIYGNDAIVSALLWLGIFAWHKKLTRYELYLAAVITFLGVSIDNILTVLGIFRFPDETFIPYWLIVLWVCFSCILLRAPQQLKTNRWLQIVLPMIFAPLSYFAGFQLSAVKFGWDLLPTMLLLSIIWPLFIMLAFSLENNLLNKERYRVS is encoded by the coding sequence ATGTTGATTCACTTTATATTGTTTAATTTAGTGTGGCTTGGATTAGTCATTTATGGCAACGACGCAATAGTGTCAGCTTTACTCTGGCTAGGCATTTTTGCTTGGCACAAGAAATTAACAAGGTATGAGTTATATTTAGCCGCTGTTATTACTTTTCTCGGGGTTAGTATCGATAACATTTTAACCGTCTTAGGTATATTTAGATTCCCCGATGAGACGTTTATCCCGTATTGGTTAATCGTACTGTGGGTGTGCTTTAGCTGTATTTTATTGCGCGCGCCACAACAACTTAAAACGAATCGTTGGCTCCAGATAGTACTACCGATGATATTTGCGCCATTGAGTTATTTTGCCGGTTTCCAGTTATCAGCCGTTAAGTTTGGTTGGGATCTTTTACCAACGATGTTACTGCTATCTATTATTTGGCCGTTATTTATCATGTTAGCGTTTTCGTTAGAAAACAACTTGCTAAATAAGGAGCGTTATCGTGTCAGTTAA
- a CDS encoding chalcone isomerase family protein, giving the protein MSVKSIVLLCLLTLMMTAQAKMLAVDKVKSDLTQVGKATFSFLFWDIYHSKLYTNSGTYSEKENQTLLLEIQYLKDIARDDLLEKTVEQWQYLGFSIEQYGKYLDTLRVLWPNIEAGDSLSLLDDNQSSHFYFNGELLGTIEDTKFAEIFLAIWLSEKTSQPLLRKRLIGEDSE; this is encoded by the coding sequence GTGTCAGTTAAATCTATCGTATTGCTTTGTTTATTAACCCTTATGATGACGGCACAAGCTAAAATGTTAGCGGTCGACAAGGTTAAATCAGACCTTACACAGGTAGGGAAAGCAACATTTTCATTCCTGTTCTGGGACATTTATCACAGTAAACTTTACACAAATAGCGGTACTTACAGTGAAAAGGAAAATCAAACGTTATTATTAGAAATTCAATACCTTAAAGATATTGCTCGAGATGACTTATTAGAAAAAACTGTAGAGCAATGGCAATACTTGGGCTTTTCAATCGAGCAATACGGCAAGTATCTTGATACGTTGCGAGTACTTTGGCCAAACATTGAAGCAGGTGATTCCTTATCTTTACTCGATGATAACCAGAGTAGTCACTTTTATTTTAATGGTGAATTACTTGGGACAATAGAAGATACAAAATTTGCAGAAATCTTTCTCGCTATATGGCTTTCTGAAAAAACAAGTCAGCCATTACTTCGAAAACGATTGATAGGAGAAGATAGTGAATAA
- a CDS encoding DUF3833 domain-containing protein has protein sequence MNNLILPIVLAICLMGCSSDVTDYRNTSPKLDIKTYFSGKFVGWGIINKYDNKVTRRFCVEIIGTWQGNSGLLDETFYFLDGEVSKRVWQLNLEANGKYSGQADDVIGIAKGQQVGMAFNWQYELDVTIDNDVIRFSMDDWMYKLDDDRVMNKTAMNKYGIAVADITLFFDKSIQQCSNR, from the coding sequence GTGAATAACTTAATATTACCTATAGTCCTTGCTATATGTTTAATGGGGTGTAGTAGTGATGTGACTGACTATAGAAATACGTCGCCAAAACTCGATATTAAGACTTATTTTTCGGGCAAGTTCGTTGGTTGGGGGATTATTAACAAATACGATAATAAAGTCACTCGCAGGTTCTGCGTTGAAATTATTGGAACGTGGCAAGGAAATAGCGGTTTACTCGATGAAACTTTCTACTTTTTAGATGGAGAAGTTTCTAAGCGTGTTTGGCAGCTAAACCTTGAAGCTAATGGTAAATATAGTGGCCAAGCCGATGATGTAATAGGTATTGCTAAAGGACAACAAGTTGGCATGGCTTTTAATTGGCAGTATGAACTCGATGTTACTATCGACAATGATGTGATTAGATTCTCAATGGATGATTGGATGTATAAATTAGATGATGATCGAGTGATGAATAAAACTGCCATGAATAAATACGGAATAGCGGTTGCAGATATTACGTTATTTTTCGATAAATCTATTCAGCAGTGTTCTAATCGTTAA
- a CDS encoding TIGR01777 family oxidoreductase, with amino-acid sequence MRILITGGTGLIGQALIKQLLSNKDNQISVLTRSPDSAAACLGSAVNLVTCLNQTLIDQTDIVINLAGEPIAEKRWTDNQKQQICHSRWHLTGKIVELIQQSDTPPRTLLSGSAIGIYGRQGNYQIDETFTQYYPEFSNKICKKWEDIALEAQSSSTRVCLLRTGIVLSPTAGALHKMLLPFKLGLGGKFADGEQIMSWIHIDDMVNAIIYLMEQRGIDGAVNMTSPNAVTNQVFSETLARRLSRPCIFSTPAFVLKLIFGEMSDLFIYGQNVVPKKLLANGFQFEYAQLNSALLDLLND; translated from the coding sequence GTGAGAATATTAATTACAGGTGGTACAGGCTTAATTGGGCAAGCGCTTATCAAGCAACTGTTATCGAACAAGGACAATCAAATATCCGTGTTAACTCGCTCACCTGACAGTGCTGCTGCTTGTTTAGGCAGTGCGGTTAACCTTGTAACCTGCCTCAATCAAACGCTGATTGACCAAACTGACATCGTAATCAACCTTGCAGGGGAACCTATTGCAGAAAAACGGTGGACAGATAACCAGAAGCAACAAATTTGTCACAGCAGATGGCACCTTACAGGCAAAATTGTCGAACTTATCCAACAAAGCGATACTCCGCCACGAACATTGTTGTCTGGTAGTGCAATAGGGATTTATGGGCGGCAAGGAAACTATCAAATCGACGAGACCTTTACGCAATATTACCCAGAATTTTCAAATAAAATTTGCAAAAAATGGGAAGACATTGCATTAGAAGCGCAATCATCATCTACCCGTGTTTGTCTATTAAGAACAGGAATAGTGCTTTCTCCTACTGCAGGTGCTCTTCACAAGATGTTACTCCCGTTTAAGCTCGGTTTAGGTGGGAAGTTTGCGGACGGCGAGCAAATAATGAGTTGGATACACATTGACGATATGGTAAACGCGATCATCTATTTAATGGAGCAACGAGGTATTGACGGAGCGGTGAATATGACATCACCAAATGCCGTAACGAATCAGGTATTTAGCGAAACATTAGCACGAAGATTATCACGTCCATGCATATTTTCGACGCCAGCCTTTGTATTAAAACTTATCTTCGGTGAAATGTCAGACTTATTTATCTACGGTCAAAACGTTGTGCCTAAGAAATTATTGGCTAACGGTTTTCAGTTTGAATATGCGCAACTAAACAGTGCTTTACTCGATTTACTTAACGATTAG
- a CDS encoding fasciclin domain-containing protein — MTMFTCLFLLQACNDNDDKSIPPVITPPAPVTIVDAAVDNGNFTTLVAALEATGLDTTLADENASFTVFAPTDDAFALLGDDTINALLEDTDTLSDILTYHVISGEVDAAAAVASAGQTVEMVNGDMVGLSLDGDNLLVNTATVTMTDIQTDNGIIHVIDAVLMPPADKGQPMMNIVETAVADGRFTTLVAALQAAGLDGALADASGNFTVFAPTDDAFAMIDDEVLSMILADTDLLSNLLLQHVIDAEVSSVSAYALNGQQATTLSDAMIPVSINAETDMLMFGGANIVIKDIYTSNGIIHVIDAVVIGDLELPSTANTVVDVAVNDGNFTTLVSVLQSTGLDAVLSDPDTDFTVFAPTDDAFAKLDASLLEGLLANPEQLKSVLLYHVLSGAKVMSDAAITVANSENNTVTTANGSDVALTVKDATLYLNLSPVSAADVSADNGVIHVVDQVILPPAMKGGETMNIVELASSLSQFSTLVDAVTAAGLVDTLSDENANFTVFAPTNAAFDKIDDATLSALLADNTALTSVLLKHVLATEVNSVGAYAASGKTVETAGEDVLSINLVDFTKTSNDTMDEVAYDADSHMLVGGMNSSHPGFTLYVFDNDLGQSSSTCVDTCATAWPPVLVTDGMTDNIEGLSTIMREDGDMQAAYLGRPLYFYANDSVAGDMMGNGVNDVWWSVKQAPTSLQVQGANITSTDIYTTNGVIHVIDTVITSAENE; from the coding sequence ATGACAATGTTTACTTGCTTGTTTTTATTGCAAGCCTGTAATGATAATGATGATAAATCTATACCACCTGTAATAACACCACCTGCCCCTGTGACCATAGTTGACGCAGCCGTCGATAATGGTAATTTTACAACTTTGGTAGCGGCATTAGAAGCGACGGGATTAGATACAACGCTCGCTGATGAGAACGCTAGCTTTACCGTATTTGCTCCTACAGATGATGCCTTTGCACTGCTCGGCGACGACACGATTAACGCATTGTTAGAGGATACAGATACGTTATCTGATATTTTAACCTACCACGTTATATCGGGTGAAGTTGATGCAGCAGCTGCCGTAGCAAGTGCAGGTCAAACCGTTGAAATGGTGAATGGCGATATGGTTGGCTTATCACTCGATGGTGACAACCTGCTTGTAAACACCGCTACGGTTACCATGACTGACATTCAAACAGACAATGGCATTATTCATGTGATTGACGCGGTATTGATGCCGCCAGCTGACAAAGGTCAACCCATGATGAATATCGTTGAAACTGCGGTTGCAGATGGGCGTTTCACCACATTGGTTGCAGCTTTACAAGCAGCTGGTTTAGATGGTGCACTAGCAGATGCGAGTGGTAACTTTACGGTATTTGCACCCACAGACGATGCTTTTGCAATGATCGATGACGAGGTGTTGTCGATGATTTTAGCTGATACAGATCTATTAAGTAACTTATTACTACAACATGTTATTGATGCGGAAGTCTCTTCTGTGTCTGCATATGCACTTAATGGTCAGCAAGCAACTACGCTTTCAGACGCCATGATACCGGTTTCTATTAATGCGGAAACTGACATGCTAATGTTTGGTGGTGCTAATATCGTGATCAAAGATATTTACACGAGCAATGGCATTATTCACGTTATTGATGCAGTTGTTATTGGTGACTTGGAACTTCCTTCTACGGCAAATACTGTTGTTGACGTTGCAGTAAATGATGGCAACTTCACTACACTCGTTAGTGTGCTTCAGTCTACAGGTTTAGACGCTGTATTATCAGATCCTGATACCGACTTTACCGTTTTTGCCCCAACTGATGACGCTTTTGCGAAATTAGATGCTAGCCTACTTGAAGGATTGTTAGCTAACCCTGAACAGTTGAAAAGTGTATTACTTTACCACGTACTCAGTGGTGCTAAGGTGATGTCAGATGCTGCAATTACGGTTGCTAACTCTGAAAATAACACGGTAACAACAGCTAATGGCTCTGATGTGGCCTTAACGGTGAAAGATGCGACACTATATTTAAATTTGTCACCTGTTTCTGCGGCAGATGTTTCAGCTGACAACGGCGTAATTCATGTTGTAGATCAAGTAATACTGCCTCCTGCTATGAAAGGTGGTGAAACGATGAATATTGTTGAACTGGCATCATCTTTATCACAGTTTTCTACCCTAGTGGATGCAGTAACAGCTGCAGGTTTAGTGGATACGCTTTCAGACGAAAATGCTAACTTTACTGTATTCGCGCCTACTAATGCCGCATTTGATAAAATTGATGATGCGACATTATCCGCTTTACTTGCTGACAATACTGCGCTGACATCGGTACTGCTGAAACACGTTTTAGCAACAGAGGTTAATTCAGTTGGTGCTTATGCTGCGTCGGGTAAAACGGTTGAAACAGCGGGTGAAGACGTACTGAGCATTAATCTTGTTGACTTCACAAAAACGTCGAATGATACCATGGACGAAGTAGCATACGATGCCGATAGCCACATGTTAGTTGGCGGCATGAACTCAAGCCACCCAGGCTTCACCTTATACGTGTTTGATAATGATTTAGGCCAATCTAGCAGTACATGTGTTGATACTTGCGCCACAGCGTGGCCACCGGTACTCGTTACTGACGGTATGACTGATAATATTGAGGGTTTATCGACGATCATGCGCGAAGACGGTGATATGCAGGCCGCATATTTAGGGCGCCCATTATATTTCTACGCTAATGATAGTGTTGCGGGCGATATGATGGGAAATGGTGTGAATGATGTGTGGTGGTCAGTTAAACAAGCACCAACAAGTTTACAGGTTCAAGGTGCAAACATTACGTCGACTGATATTTATACTACAAATGGTGTTATCCATGTGATTGATACTGTTATTACCAGCGCAGAGAACGAATAA
- a CDS encoding LON peptidase substrate-binding domain-containing protein yields MKLPIFPLPVFLLPQGITRLRIFEQRYLNMVKLATKEQGFAIMSTANCVRKNEDNWASWVEIINFDQDEHGVLIIDVKCKKLVALSELIIDKDNLHHSSVIQIDHWPERDHDDETSNLSMSLLKVFEENKLLSDMYQSCFNDNANWVIARWLELLPINIEDKMMFANEHSFNAAKQFVQNIVLPEK; encoded by the coding sequence ATGAAATTACCGATATTCCCATTACCCGTATTTCTATTACCTCAAGGTATTACAAGGTTACGCATTTTTGAACAACGCTATTTAAATATGGTGAAGCTGGCGACAAAAGAGCAAGGCTTTGCCATTATGTCGACAGCTAATTGTGTGCGAAAGAATGAAGATAATTGGGCAAGTTGGGTTGAAATTATAAATTTTGATCAAGATGAGCATGGTGTGTTGATCATTGATGTGAAGTGTAAGAAGTTAGTCGCCTTATCTGAATTAATCATAGATAAAGATAATTTGCATCATAGTAGTGTTATACAGATAGATCATTGGCCTGAACGTGATCATGATGATGAAACAAGTAACCTGTCGATGTCATTATTAAAAGTATTCGAAGAAAACAAATTATTGAGTGATATGTATCAATCTTGCTTTAATGACAATGCTAATTGGGTCATTGCTCGCTGGTTAGAGTTACTGCCAATTAATATTGAAGACAAAATGATGTTTGCCAACGAGCATTCATTTAATGCCGCAAAGCAGTTTGTTCAAAATATCGTATTACCTGAAAAATAA
- a CDS encoding sigma-70 family RNA polymerase sigma factor: protein MAVRQINLSVTGSSVTPKAMNDSTEHQQLSQWLISVAEQRDKAAFSELFRFFAPKILRIAKAKIGSEAQASEVVQETMSNIWRKAHLFDAKKGAATTWVYTVMRNVTFDMLRKVKCNREDTLSDDIWPIAEQSATDDELFEDHLASNNIMSVIETLPENQQQVIKGFYFMEMSQEQLANHLDLPLGTIKSRLRLALAKLKAQLGEDHD, encoded by the coding sequence ATGGCCGTTAGGCAAATAAACTTGTCAGTTACTGGTTCAAGTGTTACACCTAAAGCTATGAACGATTCAACTGAACATCAGCAATTAAGTCAATGGCTTATATCTGTAGCAGAACAACGTGACAAAGCAGCTTTTAGCGAGCTCTTTAGGTTTTTTGCTCCTAAAATTTTACGTATTGCAAAGGCGAAAATAGGAAGCGAAGCGCAAGCGAGTGAAGTTGTGCAAGAAACAATGTCCAATATTTGGCGTAAAGCGCACTTGTTTGATGCGAAAAAAGGCGCAGCAACAACTTGGGTCTACACTGTTATGCGTAACGTTACATTCGATATGCTGAGAAAAGTTAAATGTAACCGAGAAGATACGTTAAGCGATGATATTTGGCCAATTGCTGAACAAAGTGCAACTGACGATGAATTGTTTGAAGATCATCTAGCAAGTAACAACATCATGTCTGTTATCGAAACACTTCCCGAAAATCAGCAACAAGTGATTAAAGGCTTTTATTTTATGGAGATGTCGCAAGAGCAACTTGCAAATCACCTCGACTTGCCTTTAGGCACGATAAAATCGCGATTACGCCTAGCCTTAGCGAAACTCAAGGCGCAGTTAGGAGAAGACCATGATTAA
- a CDS encoding ChrR family anti-sigma-E factor, producing MIKHHPTFEMLTAYVAGELPASLAAGVAIHADKCSKCQQHIALLTEQIAEASFEHPQTPWEVENVDSDILSLDVEKMIDDICSDDGIANVTAIEAKKITLRDKEYQLPRAMQHMEILSSANIGKLSRARVMLDEGDIHTSLLHIEPGGSVPMHTHNGYELTVLVSGSFTDEMGEYFPGDFIMLDGKHEHNPVSEQGCLCYTVANAPQKFTQGINKLLNPIGNFIY from the coding sequence ATGATTAAACATCATCCTACTTTTGAAATGTTGACTGCTTATGTAGCAGGAGAGCTACCGGCATCTCTGGCGGCTGGTGTTGCTATTCATGCCGATAAATGCAGTAAATGTCAGCAACATATTGCTCTACTTACTGAGCAAATTGCCGAGGCTAGTTTTGAGCATCCGCAAACACCGTGGGAAGTTGAAAACGTCGACAGTGATATATTATCACTTGACGTAGAAAAAATGATAGACGATATATGTAGCGACGACGGTATTGCTAACGTAACGGCGATTGAAGCCAAAAAGATAACATTAAGAGATAAGGAATATCAGCTACCTAGAGCAATGCAACATATGGAAATTTTAAGTAGCGCCAATATTGGTAAATTGTCGCGCGCGAGAGTTATGCTTGATGAAGGTGATATACACACGAGTTTATTGCATATTGAGCCTGGTGGTTCTGTACCTATGCATACGCACAATGGGTATGAGTTAACCGTGTTAGTTTCGGGGTCATTCACCGATGAAATGGGAGAGTATTTCCCTGGTGATTTTATTATGCTTGATGGTAAGCATGAACATAACCCCGTTTCAGAACAAGGGTGTCTTTGTTATACCGTTGCTAATGCCCCGCAGAAGTTTACACAAGGCATTAATAAGCTTCTTAATCCGATAGGTAACTTTATTTATTAG